In Hamadaea flava, a genomic segment contains:
- the dgoD gene encoding galactonate dehydratase, translating into MKIISLETFLVAPRWLFCRIETDTGIVGWGEPVVEGRAATVRAAVHEFESLLIGRDPLRIEDLWQVMTKGTFYRGGPVLSSAVAGIDQALWDIAGKYRGAPVHELLGGPVRDRIRMYGWVGGDSPSEVTDAVQRQVDAGLTAIKMNVAGQLPPLASAREIADAVARAEAARAVLGPDRDLAIDFHGRATKATARRLIRALEPVSPMFVEEPLVPEHGHLLGELCRSATVPIATGERLYSRTDFLPVLQAGIAVAQPDLSHAGGISESRRIAVLAETFGVLLAPHCPLGPIALAACLQVDLATPNFLIQEQSLGIHYNVGHDLLDYLVDPAVFTFRDGHLLPPTGPGLGITVDEDAVRRADEIGHDWQSPVWRHADGTHAEW; encoded by the coding sequence GTGAAGATCATTTCGCTGGAGACGTTTCTCGTCGCCCCGCGCTGGCTGTTCTGCCGGATCGAGACCGACACCGGCATCGTCGGCTGGGGTGAGCCGGTCGTCGAGGGCCGGGCCGCCACCGTCCGCGCGGCCGTGCACGAGTTCGAGTCGCTGCTGATCGGCCGCGATCCGCTGCGGATCGAGGATCTGTGGCAGGTGATGACCAAGGGAACGTTCTATCGGGGCGGGCCGGTGCTGTCGAGCGCGGTGGCCGGCATCGATCAGGCGTTGTGGGACATCGCGGGCAAGTACCGGGGCGCGCCCGTGCACGAGCTGCTGGGCGGTCCGGTGCGCGATCGGATCCGCATGTACGGCTGGGTGGGTGGCGATTCGCCGTCCGAGGTGACCGACGCCGTCCAGCGGCAGGTCGACGCCGGGCTGACCGCGATCAAGATGAACGTCGCCGGACAGTTGCCGCCGCTCGCGTCCGCGCGGGAAATCGCCGACGCCGTCGCCCGAGCCGAGGCCGCGCGGGCGGTGCTGGGACCGGACCGCGACCTCGCGATCGATTTCCACGGCCGGGCCACCAAGGCCACCGCGCGTCGCCTGATCCGGGCGCTGGAACCGGTGTCGCCGATGTTCGTGGAGGAGCCGCTCGTCCCCGAGCACGGTCATCTGCTCGGCGAGCTGTGCCGGTCCGCGACGGTCCCGATCGCGACCGGCGAGCGGCTGTACTCCCGGACCGACTTCCTGCCGGTGTTGCAGGCCGGAATCGCCGTGGCGCAGCCGGATCTGTCGCACGCCGGGGGCATCTCGGAGTCGCGTCGCATCGCCGTGCTGGCCGAGACGTTCGGCGTACTGCTGGCTCCGCATTGCCCGCTCGGGCCGATCGCGTTGGCCGCCTGCCTCCAGGTGGACCTGGCCACGCCGAACTTCCTCATCCAGGAGCAGAGCCTGGGAATCCACTACAACGTCGGGCACGACCTGCTCGACTACCTCGTCGACCCGGCCGTCTTCACGTTCCGCGACGGCCATCTGCTGCCGCCGACCGGGCCGGGCCTGGGCATCACCGTCGACGAGGACGCCGTACGCCGGGCCGACGAGATCGGGCACGACTGGCAGTCGCCGGTGTGGCGGCACGCCGACGGCACGCACGCGGAGTGGTGA
- a CDS encoding SDR family oxidoreductase produces the protein MLAGEVVVVTGGAQGIGAAIATAAEQQGARVGVIDLHPAPIGYAVQADVSDAAAVDVAFRVLTAELGPVTVLVNNAGRNAYFDPVAMTEDDWETVFAVDLKSAWLCAKAVLPPMIAARQGSIVNISSLHSSLTSRGMFPYAAAKSGLVGLTRSLALEVAEHGVRVNAVSPGYVRTRLVQDFFDRSPDPGLERTVLDAQPLGRIGTPEEVANVVCFLASPYASYVTGANWAVDGGLGARFA, from the coding sequence ATGCTCGCCGGGGAGGTCGTCGTCGTCACCGGCGGCGCACAGGGCATCGGCGCCGCCATCGCCACCGCCGCTGAGCAGCAAGGGGCTCGGGTCGGGGTGATCGACCTGCATCCCGCGCCCATCGGGTACGCCGTCCAGGCGGACGTCAGCGACGCCGCCGCGGTCGACGTGGCCTTCCGCGTCCTGACGGCCGAGCTGGGGCCGGTGACGGTGCTGGTCAACAACGCCGGGCGCAACGCGTACTTCGATCCGGTCGCCATGACCGAGGACGACTGGGAGACCGTCTTCGCCGTCGATCTCAAGTCGGCGTGGTTGTGCGCCAAAGCCGTGCTGCCGCCGATGATCGCGGCCCGCCAGGGGTCGATCGTCAACATCTCCTCGCTGCACTCCTCGCTGACCAGCCGGGGCATGTTCCCGTACGCCGCGGCCAAGTCCGGCCTGGTCGGTTTGACGCGCAGCCTCGCGCTGGAGGTCGCCGAACACGGCGTACGCGTCAACGCGGTCAGCCCGGGCTATGTGCGTACGCGACTGGTGCAGGACTTCTTCGACCGCTCGCCCGATCCGGGGCTGGAGCGCACCGTCCTGGACGCGCAGCCCCTGGGCCGGATCGGCACCCCCGAGGAGGTGGCGAACGTCGTCTGCTTCCTCGCCTCCCCGTACGCGTCCTATGTGACCGGAGCGAACTGGGCCGTCGACGGCGGCCTCGGCGCCCGCTTCGCCTGA
- a CDS encoding FadR/GntR family transcriptional regulator — protein MTSDATRGLHGYLVDRLGRMIASGELTTGARIVPEELTEQFGASRPVVREALRVLEAKGMVRPRPKIGTRVLPMRQWNLLDRDVIRWRVAGPDGPRQLDELSDLRTAVEVHAARRCAAYAAPEQVAELRAACDAMAAAATARDHTAFTTADVEFHTTLLAASGNAMFRHFTEPFAAFLTAREDLRTLPDQVDPGVVESHRRLVAAIESHDGDGAAAIAHSLIEAARAEVAARLP, from the coding sequence GTGACCTCGGACGCCACCCGCGGACTGCACGGGTACCTCGTCGACCGGCTGGGCCGCATGATCGCCTCCGGCGAGCTGACCACCGGTGCCCGGATCGTGCCGGAGGAGCTGACCGAGCAGTTCGGCGCGTCCCGCCCGGTCGTCCGCGAGGCGCTGCGGGTCCTGGAAGCCAAAGGCATGGTCCGGCCCCGCCCGAAGATCGGTACGCGCGTCCTGCCCATGCGGCAGTGGAACCTGCTCGATCGCGACGTCATCCGGTGGCGCGTCGCCGGCCCGGACGGCCCCCGCCAGCTCGACGAACTCAGCGATCTACGGACAGCGGTGGAGGTGCACGCCGCCCGCCGCTGCGCCGCGTACGCCGCCCCGGAGCAGGTGGCCGAGCTGCGAGCGGCCTGCGACGCGATGGCAGCCGCAGCGACCGCCCGGGATCACACCGCGTTCACCACGGCCGACGTCGAGTTCCACACGACCCTGCTGGCGGCGTCGGGCAACGCCATGTTCCGCCACTTCACCGAACCGTTCGCCGCCTTCCTCACCGCCCGGGAAGACCTGCGTACGCTGCCCGACCAAGTCGACCCCGGGGTCGTCGAGAGCCACCGAAGGCTGGTCGCCGCGATCGAGTCCCACGACGGCGACGGTGCGGCCGCGATCGCGCACTCCCTCATCGAGGCGGCTCGGGCCGAGGTGGCCGCCCGCCTCCCCTAG
- a CDS encoding MMPL family transporter — protein MATFLYRIGRFAYARRWLVLAVWVVFLALAGAGAALFAGKTSNDFSIPGTESQQAIDQLSERFPEAHAGGASARVVFVAPEGKTVADPSVQSAVGAVVAALNKAPQVANVADPYTAKTISPDNPRYAFAQVTYGVQGMALTDSDREALFDAAQLGRDQGLTVEVGGDALRANPETGIVEVLGIVIAAVVLVVTLGSLIAAGLPLLTALTGIGVGISGIALAARWFDINSNSLILALMLGLAVGIDYSLFIVSRFRHELLVRKNGPEAAGRAVGTAGSAVVFAGLTVIIALAALSVVGIPLLRSMGLAAAATVAVSVLVAITLLPALLGFTGTRLVRGRLFGRRTPDPESDEAGSTPMGERWAKFIVRFRVPALILAVAGLAALAVPAASLRLGLPDDGMQASSTTQRKAYDLMSEGFGPGFNGPLVIVAELPTGSDPQTTSATLAGALMKVDNVLYASPTGVSPDGHTALLAVIPKTGPNDEKTADLVTAIRDQAGDLKAATGATVSVTGQTALAIDVSARLGEALVPYLCVVVGLAFLLLLLVFRSILVPLTATLGFLLSVAATFGAVVAVYQWGWLSSVFGVEETGPIMSMLPVLLIGILFGLAMDYQVFLVTRMREDYVHGASARGAIVTGFRHGARVVTAAAIIMISVFGGFVFSSETLIQSIGFALAFGVLVDAFVVRMTIIPALMSLLGKAAWWLPRWLNKILPNVDVEGEKLAALTATSPASPSTTTPSVSARS, from the coding sequence ATGGCAACGTTCCTCTATCGAATCGGCCGGTTCGCGTACGCCCGACGGTGGCTCGTGTTGGCGGTCTGGGTGGTGTTCCTCGCCCTCGCGGGCGCCGGGGCCGCCCTCTTCGCCGGCAAGACCAGTAACGACTTCAGTATTCCGGGCACCGAATCGCAGCAGGCGATCGACCAGTTGAGCGAACGGTTCCCCGAGGCGCACGCCGGCGGGGCGAGCGCCCGGGTCGTCTTCGTCGCGCCGGAGGGCAAGACGGTCGCCGACCCGTCCGTGCAGAGCGCGGTGGGAGCCGTGGTCGCCGCCCTGAACAAGGCGCCCCAGGTCGCCAATGTGGCCGACCCGTACACCGCGAAGACGATCTCGCCGGACAACCCGCGGTACGCCTTCGCCCAGGTCACCTACGGCGTACAGGGCATGGCCCTGACCGACTCCGACCGGGAGGCGCTGTTCGACGCCGCCCAGCTCGGCCGGGATCAAGGGTTGACCGTCGAGGTGGGCGGTGACGCCCTGCGCGCCAACCCGGAGACCGGCATCGTCGAAGTGCTCGGCATCGTCATCGCCGCCGTCGTGCTCGTCGTCACCCTGGGCTCGCTGATCGCGGCCGGGTTGCCACTGCTCACCGCCCTCACCGGCATCGGCGTCGGCATCTCGGGCATCGCGCTGGCCGCCCGCTGGTTCGACATCAACTCCAACAGCCTGATCCTCGCGCTCATGCTGGGCCTCGCGGTCGGCATCGACTACTCCCTGTTCATCGTCTCCCGCTTCCGGCATGAGCTGCTGGTACGCAAGAACGGCCCGGAAGCCGCCGGCCGTGCGGTCGGCACCGCCGGATCCGCCGTCGTCTTCGCCGGCCTGACCGTGATCATCGCGCTGGCCGCGCTCTCGGTCGTCGGCATCCCGCTGCTGCGCAGCATGGGTCTGGCCGCCGCCGCGACCGTCGCAGTCTCGGTGCTGGTCGCGATCACGCTGCTCCCGGCGCTGCTCGGGTTCACCGGCACCCGGCTCGTGCGTGGGCGGCTGTTCGGCCGGCGTACGCCGGACCCAGAGTCGGACGAGGCTGGTTCGACGCCGATGGGCGAGCGCTGGGCGAAGTTCATCGTCCGCTTCCGGGTACCCGCGCTCATCCTCGCGGTCGCCGGGCTCGCCGCGCTCGCGGTTCCGGCGGCGAGCCTGCGGCTCGGGCTGCCCGACGACGGCATGCAGGCCTCGTCGACCACGCAGCGTAAGGCGTACGACTTGATGTCCGAAGGCTTCGGCCCTGGCTTCAACGGGCCGCTGGTGATCGTGGCCGAGCTGCCCACGGGCAGCGACCCGCAGACCACCTCGGCGACCCTGGCCGGCGCGTTGATGAAGGTCGACAACGTCCTGTACGCCTCACCGACCGGCGTGAGCCCGGACGGCCACACGGCGCTGCTGGCCGTGATCCCGAAGACCGGACCGAACGACGAGAAGACGGCCGACCTGGTGACCGCGATCCGCGACCAAGCCGGCGACCTGAAGGCCGCCACCGGCGCCACCGTGTCGGTGACCGGCCAGACGGCGCTGGCCATCGACGTCTCGGCTCGCCTCGGCGAAGCGCTCGTGCCGTACCTGTGCGTCGTCGTCGGACTGGCGTTCCTGCTGCTCCTGCTCGTCTTCCGATCCATCCTGGTGCCGTTGACCGCCACCCTGGGCTTCCTGCTCAGCGTCGCGGCGACCTTCGGCGCGGTCGTGGCCGTCTACCAGTGGGGCTGGCTCAGCTCGGTCTTCGGCGTCGAGGAGACCGGACCGATCATGAGCATGCTGCCGGTGCTGCTGATCGGCATCCTGTTCGGACTCGCGATGGACTATCAGGTGTTCCTCGTGACCCGGATGCGAGAGGACTACGTCCACGGGGCGTCGGCCCGCGGGGCGATCGTGACCGGCTTCCGGCACGGCGCCCGGGTCGTCACCGCGGCCGCGATCATCATGATCAGCGTCTTCGGCGGGTTCGTCTTCTCCAGCGAGACGCTCATCCAGTCCATCGGCTTCGCGCTGGCGTTCGGCGTGCTGGTCGACGCGTTCGTGGTCCGGATGACCATCATCCCGGCGCTGATGTCGCTGCTGGGCAAGGCCGCGTGGTGGCTGCCGCGCTGGCTGAACAAGATCCTGCCCAACGTGGACGTCGAAGGCGAAAAACTCGCCGCCCTCACCGCCACTTCCCCCGCCTCCCCGTCCACCACCACCCCCTCTGTTTCCGCGCGATCATGA
- a CDS encoding TetR/AcrR family transcriptional regulator — translation MTGLAEAGPRGQERTRQRLLDEACRLFALYSFAGTSLQMIADHLGVTKAAIYHHFKTRDDILTAVIQPAMENLRTIIETAKAQRTPSSRADTMLRGFVDLTVKHRRLIGMIGTDPGITSALQSHPDIAELLQQPGELLMSDDSPGSEVAATVALAGIAAAASSPVLQRFDDDAMREQLLATGRRILGLRARRS, via the coding sequence GTGACGGGATTGGCGGAGGCCGGACCGCGGGGTCAGGAGCGCACCCGGCAACGCCTGCTGGACGAGGCGTGTCGGCTGTTCGCCCTGTACAGCTTCGCCGGGACGTCGCTGCAGATGATCGCCGACCACCTCGGTGTGACGAAGGCCGCTATCTACCACCACTTCAAGACGCGCGACGACATCCTCACCGCGGTGATCCAGCCCGCCATGGAGAACCTGCGCACCATCATCGAGACGGCCAAGGCGCAGCGTACGCCGTCGAGCCGGGCGGACACGATGCTGCGAGGATTCGTCGACCTGACCGTCAAACACCGCCGTCTCATCGGGATGATCGGCACCGACCCGGGCATCACCAGCGCCCTGCAGAGCCATCCGGACATCGCCGAGCTGCTCCAGCAGCCAGGCGAGCTGCTGATGTCCGACGACTCCCCCGGCTCGGAGGTCGCCGCGACGGTGGCTCTCGCCGGGATCGCCGCCGCCGCGTCCTCCCCTGTCCTGCAACGGTTCGACGACGACGCCATGCGTGAGCAGCTGCTCGCCACCGGTCGCCGGATCCTGGGGCTGCGCGCCCGGCGTTCCTGA
- a CDS encoding sigma-70 family RNA polymerase sigma factor, with protein MDFAEFYQATSPRTLRYAYGLTGDLAQAQDVVQEAYIRAWQRWRRLSGYDDAEAWLRLVVSRLVFDWWRHLRVRRNAPVESPAPVPPPSEDTMLVVAALKKLPERQRQALALHYLLDVSVASIAAELRVSEGTVKSWLSRGRDNLATVLTAEMSQARMGSAADVAELGRRRRRTRVAATVTAAGLVVIAVIVLTTAVLGRNRTMPPPPTINPTGSPMVFSPLRRVGSMPLDGLAYPEVAVQNGRAYVIDTAAPGVRVLAMNLADGSQAWPRVDLPPAGPADSVLVGRILITPQVVMVLTGTSTQGVTTTTASAIDPATGQKRWSRTSSAEPDDVQVFPGVAVFADRAAGTIVGVDLQTGDTRWQVATPAHRVFGMTVPGDLARSDLDTGTPTMGNSEDQLYVSDGKETITEYAASTGNPTGRAWHGIPPNDGFLAYNGDIYIRSARELYRLHVDDGKLSREYAGGGVTAMSPCGLADICLIDVAESGGHNVVAVHDGQVKWTVSVPRATRLAPVGLALRVAGNAANDGAVVLATDGREVLRTREDSRVLRLDAGNLLVCEWTNERSVRLSGVPAGAPQLESLGGLDTAQGQLAAEGTALVAVVGGELVLYSMVG; from the coding sequence GTGGATTTCGCGGAGTTCTACCAGGCGACCTCACCCCGGACGCTGCGGTACGCGTACGGGCTGACGGGTGACCTCGCCCAGGCTCAGGACGTCGTCCAGGAGGCTTACATCCGCGCCTGGCAACGCTGGCGGCGGCTCAGCGGGTACGACGACGCCGAGGCATGGCTGCGGCTCGTGGTCTCCCGGCTCGTCTTCGACTGGTGGCGGCATCTGCGCGTACGCCGTAACGCGCCGGTCGAGTCGCCGGCCCCGGTGCCGCCGCCCTCGGAGGACACGATGCTGGTCGTGGCGGCTCTGAAGAAGCTGCCCGAACGGCAACGGCAGGCGCTCGCGCTGCACTATCTGCTCGACGTCTCCGTGGCCTCGATCGCGGCCGAGTTGCGCGTCAGCGAGGGAACCGTCAAGTCGTGGCTGTCGCGTGGCCGGGACAACCTCGCGACGGTGCTCACCGCGGAGATGTCGCAGGCCCGCATGGGCTCCGCTGCCGACGTCGCGGAACTCGGCCGCCGCCGACGGCGTACCCGGGTAGCGGCGACGGTGACCGCCGCGGGGCTGGTGGTGATCGCGGTGATCGTGCTGACGACGGCCGTGCTGGGCCGGAACCGCACGATGCCGCCGCCGCCGACGATCAATCCCACCGGCAGCCCGATGGTCTTCTCGCCCTTGCGTCGCGTGGGCTCGATGCCGCTGGACGGGCTGGCGTATCCGGAGGTCGCGGTCCAGAACGGGCGCGCCTACGTGATCGACACCGCCGCGCCGGGAGTGCGGGTGCTGGCCATGAATCTGGCCGACGGCAGCCAGGCCTGGCCGCGCGTGGATCTGCCACCCGCCGGGCCGGCGGACTCCGTTCTGGTCGGCCGGATCCTGATCACGCCACAGGTGGTCATGGTCCTCACGGGCACCTCGACCCAAGGCGTCACGACGACCACCGCCTCCGCGATCGACCCTGCCACCGGGCAGAAACGCTGGTCCCGCACCAGTTCCGCGGAGCCTGACGACGTCCAGGTCTTTCCTGGCGTCGCTGTCTTCGCCGACCGCGCGGCCGGCACGATCGTCGGCGTCGACCTGCAGACCGGTGATACGCGCTGGCAAGTGGCCACACCGGCGCACCGGGTCTTCGGCATGACGGTCCCGGGCGACCTCGCCCGCTCGGACCTCGACACCGGCACACCCACGATGGGCAACAGCGAGGACCAGCTGTATGTGTCAGACGGCAAGGAGACGATCACCGAGTACGCGGCGTCGACGGGCAATCCGACCGGACGCGCCTGGCACGGCATCCCGCCCAACGACGGCTTCCTGGCGTACAACGGGGACATCTACATCCGCAGCGCACGCGAGCTGTATCGGCTGCACGTCGACGACGGCAAGCTCAGCCGGGAGTACGCCGGCGGCGGGGTGACGGCGATGTCGCCCTGCGGCCTGGCGGACATCTGCCTGATCGACGTGGCCGAATCCGGCGGCCACAACGTCGTCGCCGTCCACGACGGCCAGGTCAAGTGGACGGTCTCGGTTCCCCGCGCGACGCGGCTGGCCCCGGTCGGGCTCGCGCTTCGGGTCGCCGGCAACGCCGCCAACGACGGCGCTGTCGTGCTCGCCACGGACGGCCGGGAGGTCCTGCGTACCAGGGAGGACAGTCGCGTGCTGCGGCTCGACGCCGGCAACCTCCTCGTCTGCGAGTGGACCAACGAACGGTCGGTCCGGTTGTCCGGCGTACCGGCGGGGGCGCCGCAACTTGAGTCACTCGGCGGGCTCGACACTGCTCAAGGGCAGCTGGCCGCCGAGGGGACGGCGTTGGTCGCCGTCGTCGGCGGAGAGCTGGTGCTCTACTCGATGGTGGGCTGA
- a CDS encoding glucose 1-dehydrogenase, protein MLALTVRPGQADSLELSDMPEPQPGPGELLVDAVAVGVCGTDREIADAEYGWAPAGEDRLILGHESLGRVRTAPAGSGFAEGDLIVGVVRRPDPKPCGACARGQFDMCRNGEYTERGIKEIHGYASQRWTVEPEYAVKLPTELGEAGVLMEPTSVVAKAWEQIDRIGGRAWYEPHTVLITGAGPIGLLAALLGVQRGLDVHVLDIVTDGPKPAAVAALGATYHSEPMDRLTERLNPDVIVEATGVSSLVIEAISGTAEYGIVCLTGVSVAGRKISVDIGGANRSMVLENDVVVGSVNANLSHFQQAADALTRADRTWLESLITSRSSLQNYAHAFEPDPNGIKHVIDIS, encoded by the coding sequence ATGCTCGCGTTGACCGTCCGTCCCGGACAAGCCGATTCGCTGGAACTCAGTGACATGCCCGAGCCGCAGCCCGGCCCGGGTGAGCTGCTCGTCGACGCGGTCGCCGTGGGCGTCTGCGGCACCGACCGGGAGATCGCCGACGCCGAGTACGGCTGGGCGCCGGCCGGCGAGGATCGGCTCATCCTCGGCCATGAGTCGCTGGGCCGCGTACGCACCGCGCCCGCCGGATCTGGTTTCGCCGAAGGCGATCTGATCGTCGGAGTGGTGCGGCGGCCCGACCCGAAGCCGTGCGGCGCCTGCGCCCGGGGCCAGTTCGACATGTGCCGCAACGGCGAGTACACCGAGCGCGGCATCAAGGAGATCCACGGCTACGCCAGCCAACGCTGGACCGTCGAGCCGGAGTACGCCGTGAAGCTGCCCACCGAGCTGGGCGAGGCCGGTGTGCTCATGGAACCGACCTCGGTCGTGGCCAAGGCGTGGGAACAGATCGACCGGATCGGCGGCCGAGCCTGGTACGAGCCGCACACCGTGCTGATCACCGGGGCCGGCCCGATCGGGTTGCTCGCCGCGTTGCTCGGTGTGCAGCGCGGGCTCGACGTCCACGTGCTGGACATCGTCACCGACGGCCCGAAACCGGCGGCGGTGGCCGCGCTGGGCGCGACCTATCACAGCGAGCCGATGGACCGGCTGACCGAGCGGCTCAACCCCGACGTCATCGTCGAGGCGACCGGAGTGTCCTCCCTGGTCATCGAGGCCATCAGCGGCACCGCCGAGTACGGCATCGTCTGCCTGACCGGAGTGTCCGTGGCCGGCCGGAAGATCAGCGTCGACATCGGCGGCGCCAACCGGTCCATGGTGCTGGAGAACGACGTGGTCGTCGGCTCGGTCAACGCCAACCTCAGCCACTTCCAGCAGGCGGCCGACGCTCTCACCCGGGCTGACCGGACGTGGCTGGAATCGCTCATCACCTCGCGCAGCTCGCTGCAGAACTACGCCCACGCCTTCGAACCCGATCCGAACGGGATCAAGCATGTGATCGACATTTCCTGA
- a CDS encoding amylo-alpha-1,6-glucosidase gives MPDRQINILQGRTFMVSDERGDVAPNYDLPGGLFFRDMRHLSRWELRLNGRPLAALSGQPVEYDEAVFYLQQPTGTVYLNPSLSVLRRRHVGEGVQEQLTVTNHGARPAVLELSLLFEADFADIFEVKDKQGKTGRHYRRIEKGAVVLGYERGEFRRETRIKAPGARFTEQSMSYALELAATETWSTEIEISVATAAIRPVPHLDHRPQMPVSLEDWLAQAPELDTDWDDLVHTYRRSLIDLAALRFYPDTVPDASLPAAGLPWFMALFGRDSLIVGYQTLPYAPELCRTTLRALAAQQASTMDDIRDAEPGKILHELRHGELTYFGQRPQSPYYGSADSTPLFLIVLDEYHRWTGDSATVRDLEPHARAAIQWMREFGDADGDLFIEYATRNPEQGLVNQCWKDSWNAIVHPDGTLATLPRATCEIQGYAYDARLRAARLARDCWNDPALASTLEAEAAALQERFVDAFWLPDEGFYALALDGQKRPVPTLTSNVGHLLWSGIIPPAHAASVVGHLMGPAMFSGWGVRTLADGLTAYNPMEYHNGTVWPHDNAIVAAGLARYGFRAEAAVIAEAMLTAAALSGFRLPEALIGTARDLTEIPIAYPSACSPQAWAAGTPLMLLRTLLGLEPDGDQLTADPYLPSRCARLMLRGVPGAWGKADAGI, from the coding sequence ATGCCCGACCGTCAGATCAACATCCTCCAAGGCCGCACGTTCATGGTCAGCGACGAGCGCGGCGACGTGGCCCCCAACTACGACCTCCCGGGCGGCTTGTTCTTCCGGGACATGCGCCACCTGTCGCGCTGGGAGCTGCGGCTCAACGGCCGCCCGCTCGCCGCGCTGTCGGGCCAGCCCGTCGAGTACGACGAGGCGGTCTTCTACCTCCAGCAACCGACCGGCACCGTGTACCTGAACCCGTCGCTGTCCGTGCTGCGCCGCCGGCATGTCGGCGAAGGCGTACAGGAGCAGCTCACGGTCACCAACCATGGGGCGCGGCCCGCGGTCCTCGAACTCTCGCTGCTGTTCGAGGCCGACTTCGCCGACATCTTCGAGGTCAAGGACAAGCAGGGCAAGACCGGCCGGCACTACCGGCGCATCGAGAAGGGCGCGGTCGTGCTCGGCTACGAGCGCGGCGAGTTCCGGCGCGAGACCCGCATCAAGGCGCCGGGTGCGCGCTTCACCGAGCAATCCATGTCGTACGCCTTGGAGCTGGCCGCGACGGAGACGTGGAGTACGGAGATCGAGATCTCGGTGGCGACCGCCGCGATCCGGCCCGTCCCGCACCTGGACCATCGGCCGCAGATGCCGGTGAGTCTGGAGGACTGGCTGGCGCAGGCCCCGGAGCTGGACACCGACTGGGACGATCTGGTGCACACCTATCGGCGCAGTCTCATCGACCTGGCGGCGTTGCGGTTCTATCCGGACACCGTGCCGGACGCTTCGCTGCCGGCCGCCGGGTTGCCCTGGTTCATGGCGCTGTTCGGGCGTGACAGCCTGATCGTGGGCTACCAGACCCTCCCGTACGCCCCGGAGTTGTGCCGGACGACGTTGCGAGCGCTCGCCGCCCAGCAGGCGTCCACGATGGACGACATCCGCGACGCCGAACCGGGCAAGATCCTGCACGAGCTGCGGCACGGCGAGCTGACCTACTTCGGCCAGCGCCCGCAGTCGCCCTACTACGGCAGTGCCGACAGCACGCCGCTGTTCTTGATCGTGCTCGACGAGTACCACCGGTGGACCGGCGACAGCGCGACGGTCCGCGACCTGGAACCGCACGCCCGAGCGGCGATCCAGTGGATGCGGGAGTTCGGGGACGCCGACGGCGACCTGTTCATCGAGTACGCCACCCGCAATCCCGAGCAGGGCCTGGTCAACCAGTGCTGGAAGGACTCGTGGAACGCGATCGTGCACCCGGACGGGACGCTCGCCACCCTGCCCCGGGCCACCTGCGAGATCCAGGGGTACGCCTACGACGCCCGGCTGCGGGCGGCCCGGCTGGCCCGGGACTGCTGGAACGATCCCGCGCTGGCGTCCACACTGGAGGCCGAGGCGGCGGCGTTGCAAGAACGGTTCGTCGACGCCTTCTGGCTGCCCGACGAGGGGTTCTACGCACTGGCCTTGGACGGCCAGAAACGCCCGGTGCCCACGCTCACCTCGAACGTCGGCCACCTGTTGTGGAGTGGGATCATCCCGCCGGCCCACGCGGCATCGGTGGTGGGGCACCTGATGGGTCCGGCGATGTTCTCCGGCTGGGGCGTACGCACGCTCGCCGACGGGCTGACCGCGTACAACCCGATGGAGTATCACAACGGGACGGTGTGGCCGCACGACAACGCCATCGTCGCCGCCGGGCTCGCCCGGTACGGCTTCCGTGCGGAGGCGGCCGTGATCGCGGAGGCGATGCTGACGGCGGCTGCGCTATCGGGGTTCCGCCTGCCCGAGGCGCTCATCGGGACGGCCCGCGACCTGACGGAGATCCCGATCGCGTACCCGTCGGCGTGTTCGCCGCAGGCCTGGGCCGCCGGTACGCCGCTGATGCTGCTGCGGACGCTGCTCGGCCTGGAACCGGACGGGGACCAGCTGACCGCCGACCCGTACCTGCCGTCGCGCTGCGCCCGGCTGATGCTGCGCGGCGTACCGGGCGCATGGGGGAAGGCCGACGCGGGGATCTGA